A section of the Pseudovibrio sp. M1P-2-3 genome encodes:
- a CDS encoding SpoIIAA family protein: MAVVGSARRQNLAQRVFSWFVDADVQYFPALDIEKAERWIGV, from the coding sequence ATGGCCGTGGTGGGCAGTGCCCGTAGGCAAAACCTTGCCCAACGGGTTTTCTCATGGTTCGTGGATGCGGATGTTCAATATTTCCCTGCGCTGGATATTGAAAAGGCCGAACGCTGGATCGGGGTTTAG